The Pelodiscus sinensis isolate JC-2024 unplaced genomic scaffold, ASM4963464v1 ctg46, whole genome shotgun sequence genome segment aaaaagggaaataagaacaacccaggaaactacagaccagttagtttaacttctgtgcctgggaagataatggagcaagtaattaaggaaattgtctgtaaacacttggaaagtggcaaggtgatagggaacagccagcctggatttgtaaagaacaaatcatgtcaaaccaaactgatagttttctttgataggataacgagtcttgtggataagggagaagtggtggatgtggtatacctagactttagtaaggcatttgatacagtctcgcatgatattcttatcaataaaccaggtaaatacaacttagatggggctactataaggtgggtgcataactggctggataaccatactcagagagtagttattaatggttcacaatcctgctggaaaggcataacaagtggggttccacaggggtctgttttggaaccggctttgttcaatatcttcatcaacgatttagatattgatatagaaagtacgcttattaagtttgcagatgataccaagctgggaggggttgcgactaatctgcaggatagggtcactaattcaaaatgacttggacaaattggagaaatggtctgaggtaaataggatgaagtttaagacaaatgccaagttctccacttaggaaggaacaatcagtttcatacatacagaatgggaaacgactgtctgggaaggagtacggcagaaagggatctaggggttatagtggaccacaagttgaatatgagtcagcagtgtgatgccgttgcaaagaaagcaaacataattctgagatgcattaacaggggtgttgtgagcaagacatgagaagtcattcttccgctctactctgcgctggttaggcctcaattggagtattgtgttcagttctgagcaccgcatttcaagaaagatgtggagaaattgtagagggtccagagaagagcaacgagaatgatgaaaggtctagagaacatgacctatgagggaaggctgaaggaattaggtttgcttagtttagaaaagagaagatcgagggggaacatgatagcagttttcagatatataaaagggtgtcataaggaggagggagaaaacttgttcatcttggcctctgaagatagaacaagaagcaatgggcttaaactgcagcaagggagatttagattggacattaggaaaaagttcctaattgtcagggtagtcaaacactggaataaattgcccagggaggttgtggaatctccatttctggagatatttaagagtaggttagataaatgtctatcagggatggtctagacagtatttggtcctgccatgagggcaggggattggactcgatgaactctcaaggtcccttccagtcctagtattctatgattctatgattgttttatgcttttgtgatgtctttccacacttggagcgagctatgggagtgaggcattcatgggtaatcagtaacatgcttttcataggtatatgctatgaatgccatgtaaaaaacaaacagattccagacagttgcatgaacatgcccatgcatgtgcgcgcgcacatccatccatccatccatccatccatccatccatccatccagggggaaaatatgtgagcgggacatcaagctgagaaaccagtcttggcaccttgtgtgtttacctgaacctatatttgtgtgcatgcatctctttgcatatttttatattttgtgaaaagatgtcatgtacataatagaatataaactggaaatttacatcctgtttgtcccatacaatgttgtgctaactgtacaacctaagatctaacctgatattattagtgtagaatagagatgtggtagctagaaagattacagagaaaattttaattgccttgccagatatgagcccaattagcaatttgctgatgaatacattattttccaatacagctcttaggcctcctttcttaaaagtactggagccgactatcattgcaatctttcctgtttttgatctgtccacaggtggttagtaagtactttccctctgaacaagccacagattttattgaggccatactggatcgtatgctgtctgctagcccctcctgtgccacagcagccggtctgtggatgaagatcatcctgaaggagtgtggaggtgccatgctggatgaggtaaaatagaagctggagaggtttttctggctaacctgcaggctttcaggtctttgccatcatttgcagtgaacacaagtcttgctgtttctccccctgggattggaagttaattccatatgtgttcctatcctgagtcaggcaatgggggaatcatcagcagaagacagagataatctaacagtacatctgcactagctcgttagttcgagctcggtagggtaatgaggccaagcggagttgcaaatgaagcccgagatttaaatatcccgggcttcatttgcatgttccctggcgccaccatttttaaatcccccttactccaaactccgtgcccgcggctacatgcggcatggactaggtagttcaaattaaagatcctaattcgaactaccgttactcttcatggaattaggatctttaattagaactacctactcagtgccgcgtgtagctgcgggcacggagttcggattaaggaggattttaaaatggcagcacccaggaacatgcaaatgaagcccaggatatttaaatcctgggcttcatttgcaactctgcttgccctcattaccctacctagctcgaactaacgagctagtgtagccgtaccccaagggaaaaggaagatgcttgattctttgtctatcttgttgtcacagtttccagccatgaaaggcttggaaaaattagactccgagtaaaatgcaaaaagagaatatccggccccaagagacaagctaagtgaactacatcttagggcctcagataatgaggggtctctaaaaatacccccaaattactagtttttacttgcctctttgcctatggatagatagatagatagatagatagatagatagatagatagatagatagatagatagatagatagataactttattatttctattttcattgtcctttctgttagaataatacatgtttttttggaaatgcaatgaggcctctttaacttgacatagcttagggcctcagcatgtcttaacccggtgttgcagccaggtatgggcagagatatgcataatgtttgtgggttaaatctatgcagccatgtcgaaatacttgttttttgaagggaggattttctacaagaacagcaaattgctaaacgactaaataaacgttttggctctgcagaatgaatggagagaatggaaaagggacattttttctggttttattctgtccaggtgccagacATCCTGAGTAGAATATAtattcatatgcctaccatcaagcagggtagcttgaggcagttcctggtggaggcagtgtccattctagctcaccatcacctagaggcagtgatcttcagcctcctcatcaaacgtctgccgatggacaggtatatactgctccttacagtgttcattttggtaaccatggatcccacagcttcactggaagatgtaaggcttcatttaagccacagacagtttgagataattcctaaaggttaatagcttgggtctttctgcagaaaggtccaagaccatgtcaaggtgggtgcagggagaaattaagtttcattctgtttccattaattaatagttgctttggcatcctaaagacttccctttactggcatcactggagtggacttttgcctctccagacccctgaactaacatcaccctggaaattgccagtgactgttcgttttctggtagcatgaaagcttcaaatccaaattcctggctgattagcaaggatagggcaccaggcttttggtatcaggaagggtatggctgctggaatggagttgtcattcttggtacttaaagacagggcggtaagcatatctatcatttcattcaaacatccctagctgaattatcagtcatctgtgctggaatctaagaacataagaacggctgtagtgggtcagaccaaatgtccatctagcccaggatcctgtcttcagacagtggccaatgccaggtgccccatagggagtgaacagaacatgcccattctggcaaatagaggccagggaatgccatttgtgaagaggtcatgggctagccacaaatatttgttctcatagttgtacatccagttagtaggaagatcatttttctttcttcaacttgtctcccaggccctagatctttgggcatcacatgctcatgattccatatctactgagaagtaggaaaacaggaactgtgattagagctctgtgtcctttccttctgaagtctagcattaatggctatggtgcagtaaggctaaggttgtgtctatacagcaccctaaacttgaaataagatgcacaatttgcactctgcaaattgcgtatcatattttgcatagcctattttgaaatgtggcgcttctacacagcaccaaatgtcgaaataatgtgctatttcaagccatcccttatccctcatgcaacaaagtttattgggatggcaaaatagtgtgcccattattttgaaaaatatttcaaaataacgggctgcttgtgtaaatgtggggtagctatttcgggatacctccaggatcccaaaatagtcatgcactgtagaaatgtaacctgaaatgtaacttaacttagttctgtaactagaaactcaatatgtaaaacatgaggaccatataaggaggacagcactctgaacttgctcatcataggcagggcttgacaaataatacaatctactcacccatggcgtgtagattgtaacctggaagagccgggttcgggcgatctgtgcatgcgcagatcgccggacagcgcggctggtgagccctgatcatagtcaaggagaaaatgtgttctttacttgaatatgatgcatatagtcagagccacaaaagtctccaggggtcacatataacttatgttaaattgcagtgacaccactgagctgtggagatctctggggacagatcccttgctcgcccctcaagtcctgaaggtcctaatagaaagaataaagactccaacaagccaagaaggaagcatgacctcagagacagaaactgacctgaatttagcagctgctgaacctctcacagtaagttagatgacagacatgtatttctctgccttgtgacaaacatgctgatggaaagctagatgagtggtataatattgtcatatgggcacttcttttctgaagtcctgtttcctggattccagctgtgctttctgtggaacaacagatggcagatttagagtatgtggctgattcacttaataatatctggcaattagaaagtctttgaatcagatttcttacagtgctttgcaaatgttttgtgcaactcataacatgccttgataggtcgtacacatttttacagatatgggacgctaaggcacacatggagtgaattgctctcggtcattcatcaagttagtgacaggagtgagaatttagtccagcaggtatcagaaggggagagcgtgtgatagtgttaggaagagacctcttcttttaccatgctctcctttcaggcaacatgtgccatctttgaagtggtgtcagcattgcagttgagcaaaactgtgcaggagctgttcccggagttgttcacttttcttctgcagcagatcagccaaaccctaggacaaaagatgcctttgcccaggatgagcagCCGAAAGAGGTTATTTaaaaaaggacaacaactatgtgagggcaacccttgcaggtaattagaagaaagggagcaaaacaaagagaatcccagtacatttgtgtgacactccccaggagttctcagggttatgaggcaccttaccatcacctgcttttaatatgagaaagtcttgtttgtgcttgctataggtcagttccctgaaaccaccaagctctggcaacacaaacactactatctaggcctcctcaggcctcagtctctttgtcctctctttctgactacagcttagagaatctctatcaacggattctcctctaagagaagtctccctgcgatttacgtgcatctccccaccaatcggctttcccccatctcttagtttaaaaactgctctacagccttttaaatgtttagtgccagtagtctggttccaccctggtttaggtggagcccatccttcctgtataggctccccctctcccaaaagtgtccccagttcttgataaatccaaacccctcttccctacaccatcgtctcatccacgcattgagactctgaagctttgcctgcctacctggtcctgcgcatggaactggaagcatttccaagaatgccaccatagaggtcctggatttcagtctctttcctagcaacctaaatttggcctccaggacatctctcctacccttccctatgtcattgatacctacatgtaccacgaccaccggctcctccacagcactacacataagtctatctagatgcctctagcattttgtctcttttgctctctgtttccctcaaaaactcctgtggatgtccctttaggcagattccttattaatgggataataggtttgttgattctatagccccactctagccaggcaatcaggtacatttctatccaattaggctttctctggggaagctaattagtactagtagttaccagagtacTGACCCCAattacaagctctcagcaccctgtcacatctcgctggacatagggccccaaaatatccattagtgatcactaatctctctgtgtcccagcttttggggtctggttgtgtattttttccatattactgtactgtgctagtgcccatacaccttgcagataggagaaagtgactgcaaaatattgtccatagcaacactagtaatatgagatgtatgagactgaaatacctcctggaattaagtccttccaaaaacagtggtccccaggacactgtcaatggatgaactgtcaatgaacaacagacctgacaagtaactcgggtttcctgactgcttaggctgtgcatttctattggttactacagttctgtgcctcttttcccccaggctttctattgaagcattagaggctgtgcttctcaaggctatgaatgagaagctgataagaactctctggaagcagaaaatttggatgcttcttgaaaatctgcagactcaccacgagggggtgtgtttgctggtgaggtaagagatctaggagacagcacttcatcctcagggatcagcaacaaatagagtgactgacagggaactttcaggtatagctttgtgcggggtgccctgggtaagaaacacagagcttccatgcgtaggttttagagttgtatggtcatagcagctaagctattgaagtgcacagtctgccccataagtggttccttttgtcttccagggttctgcaaagatctggactaataacagtggagatcatacagagcctccttccctgggtaaattccccatcagaaaaccagcgagtcaccagcacagctttctttgctcaggtatgagcagttccaccattaggctgttatctgttgtttacctttctctgaggaattgtacagttcagttcataggaattaattttagatagtagaatgtgtcctttataaggaaatctcataaggaacttcattacacctttcttaatcattttctctttgttatttttggggcctatactagcctagcctagcctcctattctagttgctggttaagagagagtgagaaagatatagataggctacgtctacattggcaagattttgcgcaaatagggtatgtctacactacagcactaattcgaattaacttaattcaaattagttaattcaaaataagctaattcgaacgagtgcatttagacctaaaaactaattcgaattagcattttgctaattcgaaatagcatgtccacattgagcggaccctgaaccgaagttaaggctggccagaaccagtgccgtcagggcatcaggttaggacttaaggtgtggagctgcttcctcaggctagccgagggctgtgcttaaaaggacctgacccccaccccggacagacagttctcaggattccccgcttgcatgtctaactcgatggggacatcaaagtagtcctgtcttggagtgccctgaatgcccacactcggcacatttcagcactcgaccatcagcccgtctgcacttgccgcaggctgccatccgggggaggtcaatcagggggctatcaggatccaggaggccctacaggaaagcttccaccccaaggagcccgcagagccaccccagtcctccccatcgggggctcgtgccccattcctctctcacctccttccacttacccttcccgagccccttcttcctgatgtaaaaaataaaggacacgtgttcaaaaatagaaactctctttatttaacaaaactgggggtgggggggattaacctctgggggactgggaaaaggaggtgggagaggggaaggaagagggtgggagaggggaggtggaaacctgggaggagggagctggaagggggaagccaggggaagaaggaggaggggaagtataaacctatggtacgccatatcttcagaactgtgtacagatgtggtcttctcacctcaaaaaagatatggccttggaaagggttcagaaaagggcaagtacaatgattaggggtttggaacaggtcccatatgaagagaggctaaagagactgggacttttcagcttagaaaagaggagactgaggggggatatgatagaggtctataaaatcatgagtggtgtggagagggtgcataaagaaaagttcttcattagttcccataatataaggactagaggacaccaaatgaaatgaatggacatcaggtttaaaactaataaaagaaagttcttcttcacacaaagttcttcttatagtcaacctgtggaactccttgccacaggaggctgtgaagcctagaactataacagagtttaaagagaagttagataaattcatggaggttgggtctgtggagtgctattagccagggggtaggaatggtgtccctggcctctgtttgtggaaggctgaagatggatggcacgagacaaatcgcttggtcattgtcttcggtccatcccctctggggtacctggtgttggccgctgtcggcagacaggctactggactacatggacctttggtctgacccagtacggccattcgtatgttcttatgttctaagtgcagggctcagggtcgggaggtctcactggaacaacttgattttcatgcaaacctgctcctgggtttggatgtggcctttggtggccaggctggcagctatcctgccctagacggctgcattcctgtgcctagtgtggaggtcgtggacgctggaggcctccccccccaaacctcgataatgtccacgatctccacactagaccaggcgggcggctcttgtggccctgggcaggctcctaggagctgccagcctggtcctgggaagaggctgagggctgggtggcagcgggtggctggctcatgccatgccaggtgcagggtctgctggctgggtgctggcaggcttgccactggcacaggcactgtagccagaccatgcccctttaagggctctggggctgggagaggggcagaaaagtttccctggtttggcccagagtggccatcagggcaacctgattagggttagcctccaactagttcgaattaagtggctacacagcccttaatttgaactacttaattcgaacgaggcgttactcctcgtagaatgaggtttactagttcgaattaagcgctccgctagttcgatttaaattcgaactagcagtttgtatgtatagccgctattaaagttaatttgaactaacggctgttagttcgaattaactttgtactgtagacatacccatacttttaacgcaagagtttttgcgttagaatatttgcgcaagagagcgtctacactggcatgtgctgttgcgctaagaggcgcttttctgcaaaatcatccgtgccagtgtagacgctctcttgcgcaagcaagctccgatggccattttagccattgggctttcttgcacaagaaattaatgtggcctgtctacactggcctcttgcgcaagaacagttgcacaggagggctttttcctgagcgggagcatcatagtttttgcgcaagaagcactgattttagacattagaatgtcagtgttcttgcgcaagaactccctgccagtgtagacaggcagctgcttttgcgcaaaatcatgccaatgtagatgtagccatagaatttgaattactagaccttttctgacaattcctagggctaatactaaccaacagctcctgattttggcctagctcagcaaatcttctaaatgaatctagtgtcctaatactataaaataagcaacatacaaatacattaacatctatcttagattctcgttaatgtagaataatagattcatagaacattagaactggaagggatcttgagaggtctacgagtccaatccccagccatcacggcaggaccaagcacagtctagatcatccctgacaggtgtttgtctaacctgcttttaaatatttctagtgatgcaaattccacaacctcctgaggcaatttattgcagggtttaaccaccctgacagggaggacgtttttcctgctgtccaacctaaacttcccttgatgtaatttaagctcattgcttcttatcctatccttagaggccaaagagaacaatttttctccatcttccttaaaacatccttttagaaacttgtattatctgagtacttcaaaatgataatgtagtatctgagtgcctcaaaactctttaaaagtatgtatccctacaatacccctgtgaggcagggaaacactattagtcccattttgcaaagaggaaactgatgcacagaaggcctaagtgacttgcccaacatcatctaggaagtctttgagggtgcaggaaattgaactgcaacctccta includes the following:
- the LOC142826094 gene encoding maestro heat-like repeat-containing protein family member 2B, whose product is MVAYVFREFDVSTRNLPQETFHQIGSLIGLLAPYTCASVTTSRQRVVDCINCLLNIQGQCTNLGSAEEELSCLREALTTPDPEALFQASSKMAKVVSKYFPSEQATDFIEAILDRMLSASPSCATAAGLWMKIILKECGGAMLDEVPDILSRIYIHMPTIKQGSLRQFLVEAVSILAHHHLEAVIFSLLIKRLPMDSDTTELWRSLGTDPLLAPQVLKVLIERIKTPTSQEGSMTSETETDLNLAAAEPLTVS